Proteins found in one Pseudomonas mosselii genomic segment:
- a CDS encoding (2,3-dihydroxybenzoyl)adenylate synthase, with amino-acid sequence MTIEFTPWPADRAQRYRAAGYWNDQPLSQLLIERAAAQPQAPAILCGERCISYGELDRRASNLASRLAAHGLGQGDTALVQLPNVAEFYIVLFALFKAGIAPVNALYSHRQHELGAFARQIHPALLIASAEHEVFRNDAFLDDLAKEGLRPKLTLMLDALDEWSASADVRGTHYAPSPAGEVALFQLSGGSTGTPKLIPRTHNDYAYSVRASAQICALDSATRFLCALPAAHNYTLSSPGGLGVLHAGGCIVMAANPEPLNCFALIERHAVTMAALVPSAVALWLQAAPGHAAKLRSLRLLQVGGASFAEALARQVPEVLGCRLQQVFGMAEGLVNYTRLDDSDEQVFTTQGRPISELDEVRILDEQGQPVADGEPGMLATRGPYTFCGYYQSPEHNAQVFDQDGFYHSGDIVQRSADGNLRVVGRVKDQINRGGEKVASEEIENLIVMHPDVTHAALVALPDDLLGEKSCAFIVSRNPQLKPIALRRHLMGLGIAEYKLPDRIRLIDAMPLTAVGKIDKKQLRALLAVAQTA; translated from the coding sequence ATGACCATCGAATTCACCCCCTGGCCCGCGGACCGGGCGCAGCGCTATCGCGCCGCCGGCTACTGGAACGACCAGCCGCTCAGCCAACTGCTGATCGAGCGCGCCGCCGCGCAGCCACAGGCCCCGGCGATCCTCTGCGGCGAACGCTGCATCAGCTACGGCGAACTGGACCGGCGCGCTTCCAACCTGGCCTCGCGCCTGGCCGCCCACGGCCTCGGCCAGGGCGACACGGCACTGGTGCAGTTGCCCAACGTCGCCGAGTTCTACATCGTGCTGTTTGCCCTGTTCAAGGCCGGCATCGCCCCGGTCAACGCGCTCTACAGCCACCGCCAGCACGAGCTGGGCGCCTTCGCCCGGCAGATCCACCCCGCCTTGCTGATTGCCTCGGCCGAGCATGAGGTGTTCCGCAACGACGCGTTCCTCGACGACCTGGCCAAGGAAGGCCTGCGTCCGAAGCTGACGTTGATGCTCGATGCTCTCGACGAATGGAGCGCCAGCGCCGATGTGCGCGGCACCCACTACGCGCCCAGCCCGGCCGGCGAAGTGGCGCTGTTCCAGCTGTCCGGCGGCAGCACCGGCACCCCCAAGCTGATCCCGCGCACCCACAACGACTACGCCTACAGCGTGCGGGCCAGCGCGCAGATCTGCGCCCTGGACAGCGCCACGCGCTTTCTCTGCGCCCTGCCCGCCGCGCACAACTACACCCTCAGCTCCCCCGGCGGCCTGGGCGTGCTGCACGCCGGCGGCTGCATCGTCATGGCGGCCAACCCGGAGCCGCTCAACTGCTTCGCCCTGATCGAGCGCCACGCGGTGACCATGGCCGCCCTGGTGCCCAGCGCCGTGGCCCTGTGGCTGCAGGCCGCCCCCGGGCACGCGGCCAAGCTGCGCAGCCTGCGCCTGCTGCAGGTCGGCGGTGCGAGCTTCGCCGAGGCCCTGGCGCGCCAGGTCCCCGAGGTATTGGGCTGCCGCCTGCAACAGGTGTTCGGCATGGCCGAGGGCCTGGTCAACTACACCCGCCTGGACGATAGCGACGAGCAGGTGTTCACCACCCAGGGCCGGCCGATCAGCGAGCTGGACGAAGTGCGCATCCTCGACGAACAGGGCCAGCCGGTCGCCGACGGCGAGCCAGGCATGCTCGCCACCCGTGGCCCCTACACCTTCTGCGGCTACTACCAAAGCCCCGAGCACAACGCCCAGGTGTTCGACCAGGACGGCTTCTACCACTCCGGCGACATCGTCCAGCGCAGCGCCGACGGCAACCTGCGGGTGGTCGGCCGGGTCAAGGACCAGATCAACCGCGGCGGCGAGAAGGTCGCCTCGGAGGAGATCGAGAACCTGATCGTCATGCACCCGGACGTGACCCATGCCGCCCTGGTGGCGCTGCCCGACGACCTGCTCGGCGAAAAGAGCTGCGCCTTCATCGTCTCGCGCAACCCGCAGCTCAAGCCGATCGCCCTGCGCCGCCACCTGATGGGCCTGGGTATCGCCGAATACAAGCTCCCGGACCGGATCCGGCTGATCGACGCCATGCCGCTGACCGCGGTGGGCAAGATCGACAAGAAGCAACTGCGCGCGCTGCTCGCCGTCGCCCAGACCGCCTGA
- a CDS encoding isochorismatase: MTIPTIHDYAMPLRASYPANKTQWQPDPARAVLLIHDMQRYFLRFYQPDGALLTALVHNLSRLIHWAREQGIPVVYTAQPHEQPPEDRALLNAMWGPGLPAASPEQQSIIDALAPQPGDTVLTKWRYSAFQRSDLLERMRTWQRDQLLIGGVYAHIGCMITAADAFMNDIQAFLVGDAVADFSEEEHRLALKYVATRCGHVTDTTALLTQPAGETTRDWLHGRVRQMIEDDSDLDPQESLIFYGLDSLQVMKLAAELKQRGIAVSFEELANAPTLDGWWSLMQARGAA, translated from the coding sequence ATGACCATTCCAACCATCCACGACTATGCCATGCCGCTGCGGGCCAGCTACCCGGCCAACAAGACCCAATGGCAACCCGACCCGGCCCGCGCCGTGCTGCTGATCCACGACATGCAGCGCTACTTCCTGCGCTTCTACCAACCCGACGGCGCCCTACTCACCGCCCTGGTGCACAACCTGTCGCGGCTGATCCACTGGGCCCGCGAGCAGGGCATCCCTGTGGTCTACACCGCCCAGCCCCATGAACAGCCGCCCGAGGACCGCGCCCTGCTCAACGCCATGTGGGGCCCGGGCTTGCCGGCGGCCAGCCCCGAGCAGCAATCGATCATCGACGCCCTGGCGCCGCAGCCGGGCGACACGGTGCTGACCAAGTGGCGCTACAGCGCCTTCCAGCGCTCCGACCTGCTCGAGCGCATGCGCACCTGGCAACGCGACCAGCTGCTGATCGGCGGCGTGTACGCCCATATCGGCTGCATGATCACCGCCGCCGACGCCTTCATGAACGATATCCAGGCGTTCCTGGTGGGCGATGCGGTGGCCGACTTCTCCGAGGAGGAGCACCGCCTGGCCCTGAAGTACGTCGCCACCCGCTGCGGCCATGTCACCGACACCACCGCCCTGTTGACCCAACCCGCGGGCGAGACCACACGCGACTGGCTGCATGGCCGAGTGCGCCAGATGATCGAGGACGACAGCGACCTCGACCCGCAGGAAAGCCTGATCTTCTACGGCCTGGACTCGCTGCAGGTGATGAAGCTGGCCGCCGAGCTCAAGCAGCGCGGCATCGCCGTCAGCTTCGAGGAGCTGGCCAACGCGCCGACCCTGGATGGCTGGTGGTCGCTGATGCAAGCGCGGGGGGCCGCCTGA
- the dhbA gene encoding 2,3-dihydro-2,3-dihydroxybenzoate dehydrogenase yields the protein MVADASAGGRLMAMARFTGRRVLVTGAASGIGRCVAQQFLEEGAEVIGLDCEEADVPFPLLHVDLTDPADVQRVCDRLKEQAQYLDVLVNVAGVLRLGRSDEVSCEDWQRCLDVNVSAPFYLMRQWTPVFRRQRRGAIVNVASNAAHVPRLNMAAYCASKAALVSLSHCVGLELAPYGVRCNVVSPGSTRTPMLAGMLGDPAGERQLVDGLPGQFKLGVPLGKIATPDDIANVVLFLASEQAGHVTLQDIVVDGGATLAA from the coding sequence GTGGTCGCTGATGCAAGCGCGGGGGGCCGCCTGATGGCCATGGCCCGCTTCACCGGCCGGCGCGTGCTGGTCACCGGCGCCGCCAGCGGCATCGGTCGCTGCGTGGCGCAGCAGTTTCTAGAGGAAGGCGCCGAGGTCATCGGCCTGGACTGCGAGGAGGCCGACGTGCCGTTCCCGCTGCTGCATGTCGACCTGACCGATCCGGCCGACGTGCAGCGGGTCTGCGACCGCCTCAAGGAGCAGGCGCAGTACCTCGACGTGCTGGTCAATGTCGCCGGCGTGCTGCGCCTGGGGCGCAGCGACGAGGTGTCCTGCGAAGACTGGCAGCGCTGCCTGGATGTCAACGTGAGCGCGCCGTTCTACCTGATGCGCCAGTGGACCCCGGTGTTCCGTCGCCAGCGCCGCGGCGCCATCGTCAATGTCGCCTCCAACGCCGCCCACGTGCCGCGCCTGAACATGGCCGCCTACTGCGCCTCCAAGGCCGCACTGGTCAGCCTGAGCCACTGCGTGGGCCTGGAGCTGGCACCCTACGGCGTACGCTGCAACGTGGTGTCGCCAGGCTCGACGCGCACGCCGATGCTCGCCGGCATGCTCGGCGACCCGGCGGGCGAACGCCAGCTGGTCGACGGCCTGCCCGGGCAGTTCAAGCTCGGCGTGCCGCTGGGCAAGATCGCCACGCCCGACGACATCGCAAATGTAGTGCTGTTCCTGGCCTCGGAGCAGGCCGGGCACGTGACCCTGCAGGATATCGTGGTCGACGGCGGCGCCACCCTGGCCGCCTGA
- a CDS encoding histidine decarboxylase, whose translation MTFSPADHKRLEAFWQYCLTHQYFNVGYPESADFDYSLLHRFMRFSINNCGDWNEPSNYLLNSFDFEREVMRFFAELFHIPFEDSWGYVTNGGTEGNMFGCYLARELFPDATLYYSKDTHYSVAKIVRLLRIKAQVVESQANGEMDYDDLVARITADGERHPIIFANIGTTLRGATDNIATIQQRLAQAGIRREDYYLHADAALSGMILPFVDNPEPYSFADGIDSICVSGHKMIGSPMPCGIVVARRHNVERISVEIDYISARDQTISGSRNGHTPLMMWAALCSRSREDWSARIQRCLDLAQHAVDRLRAAGIEAWRNPNSITVVFPCPSASVWKRHCLATSGDTAHLITTAHHQDSTQIDALLDELIADLKARTRYPLQAPLVEGLGSRTRVYSTAGHPRPEPLPGHPRLARDSGLARLKGSDI comes from the coding sequence ATGACATTCTCACCCGCCGACCACAAGCGTCTCGAGGCCTTCTGGCAGTACTGCCTTACCCACCAGTACTTCAATGTCGGCTACCCCGAGTCGGCCGACTTCGACTACAGCCTGCTGCACCGCTTCATGCGCTTTTCCATCAACAACTGCGGCGACTGGAACGAGCCCAGCAACTACCTGCTCAACTCCTTCGACTTCGAGCGCGAGGTAATGCGCTTCTTCGCCGAGTTGTTCCACATCCCATTCGAGGACAGCTGGGGCTATGTCACCAACGGCGGCACCGAAGGCAACATGTTCGGCTGCTACCTGGCCCGCGAGCTGTTTCCCGACGCCACCCTCTACTACTCCAAGGACACCCACTACTCGGTGGCCAAGATCGTCCGCCTGCTGCGCATCAAGGCCCAGGTGGTGGAATCCCAGGCCAACGGCGAAATGGACTACGACGACCTGGTCGCGCGAATCACCGCCGACGGTGAACGCCACCCGATCATCTTCGCCAATATCGGCACCACCCTGCGCGGCGCCACCGACAACATCGCCACCATTCAGCAGCGCCTGGCCCAGGCCGGCATCCGCCGCGAGGACTACTACCTGCATGCCGACGCGGCCCTCAGCGGCATGATCCTGCCCTTCGTCGATAACCCCGAGCCCTACTCGTTCGCCGACGGCATCGACTCGATCTGCGTCTCCGGGCACAAGATGATCGGCTCGCCGATGCCCTGCGGCATCGTCGTGGCCCGGCGTCACAACGTCGAGCGCATTTCGGTGGAAATCGACTACATCAGTGCCCGCGACCAGACCATCAGCGGCTCGCGCAACGGCCACACGCCACTGATGATGTGGGCCGCATTGTGCAGCCGGTCGCGGGAGGACTGGAGCGCACGCATCCAGCGCTGCCTGGACCTGGCCCAACATGCGGTGGACCGGCTGCGGGCGGCCGGCATCGAGGCCTGGCGCAACCCCAACTCGATCACCGTGGTGTTCCCCTGCCCCTCGGCCAGCGTGTGGAAACGCCATTGCCTGGCCACCTCGGGCGACACCGCGCACCTGATCACCACCGCCCACCACCAGGACAGCACGCAGATCGACGCGCTGCTCGACGAGCTGATCGCCGACCTCAAGGCCCGCACCCGATACCCGCTGCAGGCGCCCCTGGTGGAGGGCCTGGGCAGTCGTACCCGGGTCTACAGCACGGCAGGACATCCTCGGCCGGAGCCGCTGCCGGGCCATCCCAGACTCGCACGTGACAGCGGCCTTGCCCGCCTCAAGGGCAGCGATATCTGA
- a CDS encoding GNAT family N-acetyltransferase, translating into MTATRSPQTAVAPLPETETLRYRPASPADIEALAALFQQVYGQTTHPCQSPAYIRHSLASGQQQWFVAQAQGRLLGCCCIARRPWNRSWEVCHGVIHPDARRTGAISSLIRLGFETHRPEPMELGFYITRNIASHSVMNKIRPAVLVGHDGGPDTVDGLREYHLTAIQPVLQAGFVHVAPWYVTARAAEFVRRLLYPALRLGVTPGSYPDTFLSGPTGAERHGQLSYTHDPQVGALMLSGQCGRYLSSQAVLAELGALLRQHAQAEYVSLVILADKLELLASLRRLGFAITAYLPAWHLENGVRYDCIQLVFQDFAVPPRSHGFDDDIARFDLAYAHLANNLCSLPADPASRAAS; encoded by the coding sequence ATGACTGCGACCCGTTCGCCGCAAACGGCCGTTGCGCCGTTGCCGGAAACCGAAACTCTGCGCTATCGCCCGGCCAGCCCCGCCGATATCGAAGCCCTCGCCGCGCTGTTCCAGCAGGTCTATGGGCAGACCACCCACCCTTGCCAGAGCCCAGCCTATATCCGCCACTCGCTGGCCAGCGGCCAACAGCAGTGGTTTGTCGCCCAGGCCCAGGGTCGACTGCTCGGATGCTGTTGCATCGCCCGCCGCCCCTGGAACCGCTCGTGGGAGGTCTGCCACGGGGTGATCCACCCCGATGCGCGCAGGACCGGCGCCATCTCCAGCCTGATCCGCCTCGGTTTCGAGACCCACCGGCCCGAACCCATGGAGCTGGGCTTCTACATCACCCGCAACATCGCAAGCCACAGCGTCATGAACAAGATCCGCCCCGCCGTGCTGGTGGGGCATGACGGCGGCCCGGACACGGTCGACGGCCTGCGCGAATATCACCTGACCGCCATCCAGCCGGTGCTCCAGGCCGGCTTTGTCCATGTGGCGCCCTGGTACGTGACCGCCCGCGCCGCCGAATTCGTCCGCCGCCTGCTTTACCCCGCCCTGCGGCTCGGCGTCACTCCCGGCAGCTACCCGGACACCTTTCTGAGCGGTCCCACCGGCGCCGAACGCCATGGCCAGCTCAGCTACACCCACGATCCCCAGGTCGGCGCGCTGATGCTGTCGGGCCAGTGCGGTCGCTACCTGTCAAGCCAAGCTGTGCTGGCGGAGCTGGGCGCGCTGCTGCGCCAACATGCGCAGGCGGAGTACGTCAGCCTGGTGATCCTGGCAGACAAGCTGGAGCTGCTGGCCAGCCTGCGCCGCCTGGGTTTTGCCATCACCGCCTACCTGCCGGCCTGGCACTTGGAGAACGGCGTGCGCTACGACTGCATCCAGCTGGTGTTCCAGGACTTCGCCGTGCCCCCGCGCAGCCACGGCTTCGACGACGACATCGCCCGATTCGACCTGGCCTACGCGCACCTGGCCAACAACCTTTGCAGCCTTCCCGCCGACCCGGCTTCCCGGGCCGCCAGCTAA
- a CDS encoding fatty acid desaturase family protein — protein sequence MTKDQWLSVRKQIPDGAREPWTVMLWVADLLLLAVAWNLWLADSTALQLLGLALAGLATVQLYLIMHEATHGAASANRRLNDFIGHCDGWLIALPFLVRRRFHMAHHTWTAHPVNDPENRGMIERFSVMTKKQERTLEFVWKHWIPMIAANHFLLNWRAPFIARAKGDSSPRILKEIRFARLYLAGYLAAAVLAWSLGHLLDLVLFYGITWVFLFFMVELLNLPHHAEAPLLPRDADRLQFWEQDGVSHDCKDLPLWSRYVILNFNLHIVHHAFPSVPWYRLAQVQKLLSEHEVGHAPSQTHEWAFAVKNRRRPLLQLMGHFFDQRG from the coding sequence GTGACCAAGGACCAATGGCTTAGTGTAAGAAAACAGATCCCCGACGGCGCCCGGGAACCCTGGACCGTGATGCTCTGGGTCGCCGACCTGCTGTTGTTGGCGGTGGCCTGGAACCTGTGGCTCGCCGACTCCACCGCCTTGCAGTTGCTGGGCTTGGCGCTGGCAGGCCTTGCCACCGTGCAGCTCTACCTGATCATGCACGAGGCGACCCACGGCGCCGCCTCGGCCAACCGCCGGCTCAACGATTTCATCGGCCACTGCGACGGCTGGCTGATCGCCTTGCCGTTCCTGGTCCGCCGGCGCTTCCACATGGCTCACCACACCTGGACCGCGCACCCGGTGAACGACCCGGAGAACCGCGGCATGATCGAGCGCTTCTCGGTGATGACGAAAAAACAGGAGCGCACCCTGGAGTTCGTCTGGAAGCACTGGATCCCGATGATCGCCGCCAACCATTTCCTGCTCAACTGGCGCGCGCCGTTCATTGCCCGGGCCAAGGGCGACAGTTCGCCGAGGATTCTCAAGGAGATCCGCTTCGCCCGCCTGTACCTGGCCGGTTACCTGGCGGCGGCCGTGCTGGCCTGGAGCCTTGGGCACCTGCTGGACCTGGTGCTGTTCTACGGGATCACCTGGGTGTTCCTGTTCTTCATGGTCGAGCTGCTCAACCTGCCCCACCACGCCGAGGCGCCATTGCTGCCAAGGGACGCCGACCGCCTGCAGTTCTGGGAGCAGGATGGGGTGTCCCACGACTGCAAGGACCTGCCGCTGTGGTCGCGCTATGTGATCCTCAACTTCAACCTGCACATCGTCCACCACGCCTTCCCCTCGGTGCCGTGGTACCGGTTGGCCCAGGTGCAGAAGCTGCTGAGCGAACATGAGGTCGGCCATGCGCCGTCGCAGACCCATGAGTGGGCGTTCGCGGTGAAGAACCGGCGCCGGCCGTTGTTGCAGCTGATGGGGCATTTCTTCGATCAGCGGGGTTGA
- the paaX gene encoding phenylacetic acid degradation operon negative regulatory protein PaaX: protein MSSLAPLNHLITRFQEQTPIRASSLIITLYGDAIEPHGGTVWLGSLINLLEPMGINERLIRTSIFRLTKEGWLTAEKVGRRSYYSLTGTGRRRFEKAFKRVYSASLPAWNGAWTLVLLSQLDAGKRKAVREELEWQGFGAMGTNLLGCPRTDRADLAATLREQDAEDDCIVFETHAQEVLASKALRAQVRESWNIEELGQHYSEFIRLFRPLWQAMKDLEAPSPQDCFLARTLLIHEYRRLLLRDPQLPDELLPGDWEGRAARQLCRNLYRLVQGRAEEYLASALETADGPLPDANESYYRRFGGLG, encoded by the coding sequence ATGAGCAGCCTTGCCCCCCTGAATCACCTGATCACCCGTTTCCAGGAGCAGACGCCGATCCGCGCCAGCTCCCTGATCATTACCCTCTATGGCGATGCCATCGAACCCCATGGCGGCACGGTCTGGCTGGGCAGCCTGATCAACCTGCTGGAACCGATGGGCATCAATGAACGGCTGATCCGTACCTCGATCTTCCGCCTGACCAAGGAAGGCTGGCTGACCGCCGAGAAGGTCGGCCGGCGCAGCTACTACAGCCTTACCGGCACCGGCCGGCGGCGTTTCGAGAAAGCCTTCAAGCGCGTCTACAGCGCCAGCCTACCGGCCTGGAACGGCGCCTGGACCCTGGTGCTGCTGTCGCAACTCGACGCCGGCAAGCGCAAGGCCGTGCGCGAGGAACTCGAATGGCAGGGCTTTGGCGCCATGGGCACGAACCTGCTGGGCTGTCCGCGCACCGACCGTGCCGACCTCGCCGCGACCCTGCGCGAGCAGGACGCCGAGGACGACTGCATCGTCTTCGAAACCCACGCCCAGGAAGTGCTGGCCTCCAAGGCCCTGCGCGCCCAGGTACGGGAAAGCTGGAACATCGAGGAACTGGGCCAGCACTACAGCGAGTTCATCCGCCTGTTCCGCCCACTGTGGCAAGCCATGAAGGACCTCGAGGCGCCGAGCCCGCAGGATTGTTTCCTGGCGCGCACGCTGCTGATCCACGAATACCGCCGCCTGTTGTTGCGTGATCCGCAACTGCCGGACGAGTTGTTGCCGGGGGATTGGGAAGGGCGCGCGGCTCGACAGTTGTGCCGCAACCTGTACCGGCTGGTGCAGGGCAGGGCGGAGGAGTACCTGGCCAGCGCGCTGGAGACGGCGGATGGGCCGTTGCCGGATGCCAACGAGAGTTACTATCGGCGGTTTGGTGGGCTTGGTTGA
- the paaY gene encoding phenylacetic acid degradation protein PaaY, with protein sequence MPCYRLEGLTPVVHPSAYVHPSAVLIGDVLVGPNCYIGPLASLRGDFGRIILEEGANLQDTCVMHGFPGGDTLVERNGHIGHGAVLHGCRIGEDALVGMNAVVMDGAHIAPRCIVAATAFVKAGFTCPEQSLVVGAPAEVKRPLSDQELAWKQRGTAEYHSLARRCMTALVECPPLTAPEADRPRMGDSGFRPKAEGGA encoded by the coding sequence ATGCCCTGCTATCGCCTCGAAGGCCTCACCCCAGTGGTTCATCCCAGCGCCTATGTACACCCCAGCGCCGTGCTGATCGGCGACGTGCTGGTCGGCCCCAACTGCTACATCGGCCCTTTGGCCTCGTTGCGCGGCGATTTCGGGCGAATCATCCTGGAAGAGGGCGCGAACCTGCAGGACACCTGCGTGATGCACGGTTTCCCCGGCGGCGACACGCTGGTCGAGCGCAACGGCCATATTGGCCATGGCGCGGTGCTGCACGGCTGTCGGATAGGCGAGGACGCCCTGGTCGGCATGAACGCGGTGGTCATGGACGGCGCGCATATCGCCCCACGCTGCATCGTCGCCGCCACGGCCTTCGTCAAGGCGGGGTTCACCTGCCCGGAGCAAAGCCTGGTGGTTGGCGCGCCGGCCGAGGTCAAGCGCCCGCTCAGCGACCAGGAGCTGGCCTGGAAACAGCGCGGCACCGCCGAATACCACAGCCTGGCCCGGCGCTGCATGACCGCGCTGGTGGAGTGCCCGCCGCTGACCGCGCCCGAGGCGGACCGCCCACGCATGGGCGACTCCGGCTTCAGGCCCAAGGCCGAGGGCGGTGCATGA
- the paaF gene encoding 2,3-dehydroadipyl-CoA hydratase PaaF — translation MPSNLIVQAPADGVRLITLHRPQALNALNTALLEELAAELDAADQDPEIRAVVITGSRKAFAAGADINEMAQRDLVGILNDPRVAHWQRIAGFGKPLIAAVNGFALGGGCELVMCADIVIAGSDARFGQPEINLGIIPGAGGTQRLLRAVGKPLAMQMVLGGEAIDARHALQAGLVGEVTQPELTVERAVQVAAAIAAKAPLAVRLAKEALLKAQDMDLACGLRFERHAFTLLAGTADRDEGIRAFQAKRPARFQGL, via the coding sequence ATGCCAAGCAACCTCATCGTGCAGGCCCCGGCGGACGGCGTCCGTCTGATCACCCTGCACCGCCCGCAAGCCCTCAATGCCTTGAACACGGCGCTGCTGGAAGAGCTGGCCGCAGAACTGGACGCCGCCGACCAGGATCCAGAGATCCGCGCCGTGGTCATCACCGGCAGTCGCAAGGCCTTCGCCGCTGGCGCCGACATCAACGAGATGGCCCAGCGCGATCTGGTCGGCATCCTCAACGACCCACGCGTGGCCCACTGGCAGCGCATCGCCGGCTTTGGCAAACCGCTGATCGCCGCCGTCAACGGCTTTGCCCTGGGCGGCGGCTGCGAACTGGTGATGTGCGCCGACATCGTCATCGCCGGCAGCGACGCCCGTTTCGGCCAACCGGAAATCAACCTCGGCATCATCCCCGGCGCTGGCGGCACCCAGCGCCTGCTGCGCGCCGTGGGCAAGCCGCTGGCCATGCAGATGGTCCTCGGCGGCGAAGCCATTGATGCCCGTCATGCCCTACAGGCAGGCCTGGTCGGCGAAGTCACCCAGCCCGAACTCACCGTAGAGCGCGCCGTGCAGGTGGCCGCCGCCATCGCCGCCAAGGCACCGCTGGCGGTGCGCCTGGCCAAGGAGGCGCTGCTCAAGGCCCAGGACATGGACCTGGCCTGCGGCCTGCGCTTCGAACGCCACGCCTTCACCCTGCTGGCCGGCACCGCCGACCGTGACGAGGGTATCCGCGCCTTCCAGGCCAAACGCCCGGCCCGATTCCAAGGGCTGTAA
- the paaG gene encoding 2-(1,2-epoxy-1,2-dihydrophenyl)acetyl-CoA isomerase PaaG, producing MSFQHILFSIGDDGVALLSLNRPEQLNSFNSAMHLEVREALKQVRQSETARVLLLTGEGRGFCAGQDLADRNVAPGAELPDLGQSIEQFYNPLVRSLRDLPLPVICAVNGVAAGAGANLPLACDLVLAARSASFIQAFCKIGLVPDSGGTWLLPRLVGMARAKALAMLGERLSAEQAEQWGLIHRVVDDAALRDEALKLARHLATQPTYGLALIKRALNQSFDNRFDEQLELERDLQRLAGRSEDYREGVGAFMNKRTPVFKGR from the coding sequence ATGTCCTTCCAGCACATCTTGTTTTCCATTGGCGACGACGGCGTCGCCCTGCTTTCGCTGAACCGGCCCGAGCAGCTCAACAGCTTCAACAGCGCCATGCACCTGGAAGTGCGCGAAGCGCTGAAGCAGGTGCGCCAGAGCGAAACCGCCCGGGTGCTGCTGCTGACCGGCGAAGGCCGTGGCTTCTGCGCAGGCCAGGACCTGGCCGACCGCAACGTCGCGCCCGGCGCCGAGCTGCCGGACCTTGGCCAGTCCATCGAACAGTTCTACAACCCGCTGGTGCGCAGCCTGCGCGACCTGCCGCTGCCGGTGATCTGCGCGGTCAATGGCGTGGCCGCCGGCGCCGGCGCCAACCTGCCGCTGGCCTGCGACCTGGTGCTGGCGGCGCGCTCGGCAAGCTTCATCCAGGCGTTCTGCAAGATCGGCCTGGTGCCGGACTCCGGCGGCACCTGGCTGCTGCCGCGCCTGGTCGGCATGGCCCGGGCCAAGGCACTGGCCATGCTAGGCGAGCGCCTGAGCGCCGAGCAGGCCGAGCAATGGGGGCTGATCCACCGGGTGGTGGACGATGCCGCGTTGCGCGACGAAGCACTCAAGCTCGCCCGCCACCTGGCCACCCAGCCCACCTATGGCCTGGCCCTGATCAAGCGCGCTCTCAACCAGAGCTTCGACAACCGCTTCGACGAACAACTGGAACTGGAGCGCGACTTGCAACGCCTGGCCGGGCGCAGCGAGGACTACCGCGAGGGTGTCGGTGCCTTCATGAACAAACGCACGCCTGTATTCAAGGGGCGCTGA